One stretch of Schlesneria sp. DSM 10557 DNA includes these proteins:
- a CDS encoding beta-ketoacyl synthase, translating to MKKRRVVVTGLGCVSPVGNSPAESWNALLNGQSGVSAISIFDASNYPARIAAEVKNFGTTFPEVQKRYPKSGRNIHFAIAAGAQAVRDSGLQQAGYDPGRIGVYTGAGEGSQDFELFMSMVARSSTNGHCDLPAFNQLVLANLDAAKEMEQEPHMVSAHLAAEFGFEGPNLNTLTACAAAAQAIGESAKLIEDGLLDAALTGGSSSMIHPFGVTGFCLLTTLSTRNDDPTRASRPFDLDRNGFVLGEGAGIIILEEYEAARRRGAPIYAELTGYGSTADAYRVTDIHPEGRGAVTAMKLALQEARLNPSDVSYLNAHGTSTKANDALETLAIRKVFGTAADHLPVSSTKSMTGHLVAAGGGIEAVFSVMAIGANVIPPTMNYETPDPQCDLDYVPLTARELPVSHVLSNSFGFGGQNVSLLFSQI from the coding sequence GTGAAAAAGAGACGAGTCGTTGTCACTGGACTGGGATGCGTCAGTCCGGTCGGAAACTCGCCCGCGGAGTCCTGGAACGCATTACTGAATGGCCAGTCGGGGGTCTCTGCGATCTCGATATTCGACGCGTCCAACTACCCCGCACGGATCGCAGCCGAGGTCAAGAACTTTGGGACGACATTCCCAGAGGTACAAAAGCGATATCCCAAGTCCGGACGCAACATCCACTTTGCCATTGCTGCCGGGGCTCAAGCTGTCCGGGACTCGGGGCTGCAGCAGGCAGGATACGATCCGGGCCGCATCGGCGTTTACACCGGTGCAGGCGAGGGAAGTCAGGATTTTGAACTTTTCATGAGCATGGTGGCTCGCTCGTCCACGAATGGCCACTGCGATCTCCCCGCCTTCAATCAGCTCGTGCTGGCCAATCTCGACGCCGCGAAAGAGATGGAGCAGGAACCGCACATGGTATCCGCTCATCTCGCAGCGGAGTTCGGTTTCGAAGGCCCCAATCTCAACACCCTCACAGCCTGTGCCGCAGCCGCTCAAGCCATCGGGGAATCCGCCAAACTGATCGAAGATGGACTCCTCGATGCAGCACTGACGGGCGGCAGCAGCTCCATGATTCATCCGTTCGGAGTGACGGGCTTTTGTCTGTTGACGACTCTGTCGACGCGTAACGATGACCCCACCAGGGCATCGCGACCCTTCGATCTGGACCGTAATGGTTTTGTCCTGGGAGAAGGGGCAGGGATCATTATTCTGGAAGAATACGAAGCGGCGCGACGGCGTGGGGCTCCGATCTACGCCGAGTTGACCGGGTACGGTTCTACCGCCGATGCCTACCGCGTGACGGACATTCATCCCGAAGGGAGGGGAGCCGTCACCGCGATGAAGCTGGCACTTCAGGAAGCCCGCTTGAACCCCTCCGACGTCAGCTACCTCAATGCGCATGGAACCAGCACCAAGGCGAACGACGCACTGGAAACTCTGGCCATCCGCAAGGTCTTTGGAACTGCCGCCGATCATCTTCCCGTCAGCAGCACCAAAAGCATGACAGGTCACCTGGTCGCAGCCGGCGGTGGGATCGAAGCCGTCTTCTCCGTCATGGCCATCGGCGCCAACGTCATCCCGCCGACAATGAATTACGAGACCCCAGACCCTCAGTGTGATCTGGATTACGTCCCACTCACCGCGCGGGAACTGCCCGTTTCGCACGTTCTCTCGAACAGCTTTGGTTTCGGCGGCCAGAACGTGTCGCTCCTGTTCTCGCAAATCTAG
- a CDS encoding DNA-directed RNA polymerase subunit alpha: MRIRWRGLELPNRVVTEKETLTSTYGKFVIEPFERGFGATIGNSLRRILLSSLEGSSVTRIKIQGVQHEFTTIPGIVEDVTDICLNLKSVVVKNHALVPKTLRIERHERGVVTAADIIVDDQVEVYNKDLVIATMTDDVSLNIEIQVENGRGYSPVSEQPEHQNEVGVIPIDAIFSPITRVRYKIEETRVGQRTNYDRLILEIWTNGTVTPEMALVESAKILRKHLNPIITYREPGPETFPDSGLRNMHESTGYAPVDLELEERLSRSLAELNLSVRATNCLESEGINTVRDLVTRTEDQLLQVRNFGDTTLQEVRERLTSINLRLGMRLPQSMQQRDR, from the coding sequence ATGAGAATTCGCTGGCGCGGCCTTGAATTGCCGAATCGGGTCGTCACCGAGAAAGAGACCCTGACGAGCACGTACGGCAAATTTGTGATCGAGCCATTCGAGCGTGGCTTTGGTGCGACGATCGGAAACAGTTTGCGACGGATTTTGCTGTCGAGCCTGGAAGGTAGTTCGGTCACACGGATCAAGATTCAGGGTGTCCAGCACGAATTCACCACCATCCCCGGTATCGTTGAAGACGTCACGGATATCTGTCTGAATCTGAAGTCGGTTGTTGTTAAGAATCACGCTTTGGTTCCAAAGACGTTGCGTATCGAGCGTCATGAACGTGGCGTGGTGACCGCGGCGGATATCATTGTTGATGACCAAGTTGAAGTCTACAACAAGGATTTGGTCATCGCGACGATGACTGACGACGTCTCGCTGAACATCGAGATTCAGGTTGAGAATGGTCGCGGTTATTCCCCGGTCTCGGAACAGCCCGAGCATCAGAATGAAGTTGGGGTGATCCCTATCGACGCCATTTTCTCGCCGATCACGCGTGTGCGTTACAAGATCGAAGAGACGCGCGTTGGGCAGCGGACGAACTATGACCGACTGATTCTTGAGATCTGGACCAACGGGACGGTCACACCTGAGATGGCTTTGGTTGAGTCTGCCAAGATTCTGCGTAAGCATCTCAATCCGATCATCACTTATCGTGAGCCTGGTCCCGAAACGTTCCCGGACAGCGGCCTGCGTAATATGCATGAGTCGACGGGATACGCTCCGGTTGATCTGGAGTTGGAAGAACGGTTGTCACGTAGTTTGGCTGAACTGAATTTGTCGGTGCGGGCTACGAACTGTCTCGAGTCCGAAGGGATCAATACCGTTCGCGACCTGGTGACAAGGACGGAAGACCAGTTGCTGCAGGTCCGCAATTTCGGTGACACGACATTGCAGGAAGTGCGTGAGCGGTTGACGTCGATTAACTTGCGTCTGGGGATGCGATTGCCACAATCGATGCAGCAGCGCGATCGCTAG
- a CDS encoding phosphate acyltransferase, producing the protein MSLLSFGSLYQLADQLASPLPVVAAGGADRTVLEALSIAQRRGWVKPILTGSVAEIQSLAHDLDIELSVFQLIDSDQPAVAAVAEVKAGRASLLMKGQIATPDLMKAVLSRENGLRTERCICQVVLMEIARDARRFLLSDTGITIQPTLEQKADILRSMVDVATALSDGASSELPRIGVMSATEKVTDSMPDTLDAAELARRNQAGELPGCIVQGPLSFDLAYATDAAEKKRISGSVVGAADGMLFPNLLSANLTVKALMYTADCKFGGVLCGAACPVVFMSRADSTETRLNSLAFTLRMLTAKDEFVRSGGPQDEGL; encoded by the coding sequence ATGTCACTGCTGAGTTTTGGCTCTCTCTACCAGTTGGCGGATCAGTTGGCGTCTCCCCTGCCGGTCGTGGCTGCGGGAGGGGCAGATCGAACTGTTCTGGAAGCGTTGTCGATCGCTCAGCGGCGCGGGTGGGTGAAGCCGATCCTGACAGGGTCGGTCGCCGAAATTCAGTCGCTGGCTCATGACCTTGATATTGAGTTGTCCGTGTTTCAATTGATTGACAGTGACCAACCCGCTGTGGCTGCCGTCGCGGAAGTGAAGGCGGGGCGGGCGAGTCTGCTGATGAAGGGGCAGATTGCGACGCCAGATCTCATGAAAGCGGTGCTGTCTCGAGAGAATGGCCTGCGAACGGAACGTTGCATCTGTCAGGTTGTATTGATGGAAATAGCAAGGGATGCCCGGCGTTTCCTGTTGTCGGACACCGGGATCACGATTCAGCCGACGCTGGAGCAGAAAGCAGATATTCTGCGGAGTATGGTCGACGTGGCGACGGCGTTGAGCGATGGAGCATCCAGTGAACTGCCTCGGATTGGCGTGATGTCGGCCACGGAAAAGGTGACCGATTCGATGCCCGATACTCTGGATGCCGCGGAACTGGCTCGGCGAAACCAGGCGGGCGAATTGCCGGGATGTATCGTACAGGGCCCGCTCTCGTTCGATCTTGCCTACGCGACAGACGCTGCGGAAAAGAAGCGGATCAGTGGATCTGTTGTCGGTGCTGCAGACGGGATGCTGTTCCCGAATCTACTGTCCGCAAATTTGACGGTGAAGGCGTTGATGTACACCGCGGACTGCAAGTTTGGCGGCGTGCTATGCGGGGCGGCCTGTCCGGTGGTCTTCATGTCGCGAGCGGATTCGACAGAGACGCGGTTGAATTCGCTTGCTTTCACCTTGCGGATGCTGACCGCCAAGGATGAGTTTGTGCGGAGCGGGGGGCCTCAGGACGAAGGCTTGTAG
- a CDS encoding bL17 family ribosomal protein, whose translation MRHRKSGRKLGRNQSHRNSMFRNMATSLICSSKPDAASGNAPKVPGRIITTVEKAKELRPVVEKLITMGKKALAHQDAAAQFATSAARGSAEWEEWRKSDRWQKWSAAIAPAVSLRRRAFAALRSKEAVAILFSEIAPRFRERQGGYTRVVRLAEFRLGDAGRKALIEFVGQNDRKSVRRGGAARSIATT comes from the coding sequence ATGCGACATCGAAAAAGCGGACGAAAACTGGGCCGGAATCAGAGTCACCGAAACTCGATGTTCCGCAACATGGCGACCAGTCTGATTTGTTCCAGCAAGCCGGACGCTGCCAGCGGCAATGCTCCTAAGGTGCCTGGACGTATTATCACAACCGTCGAGAAGGCCAAAGAACTGCGTCCCGTGGTCGAGAAGCTGATCACGATGGGCAAGAAGGCTCTTGCCCACCAGGATGCTGCTGCTCAGTTCGCGACTTCGGCTGCTCGAGGCAGTGCTGAATGGGAAGAGTGGCGAAAGTCTGACCGTTGGCAGAAGTGGAGTGCCGCGATCGCTCCCGCCGTATCACTGCGTCGGCGAGCATTTGCTGCTCTGCGTAGCAAAGAAGCTGTGGCGATCCTGTTCAGTGAGATCGCTCCCCGGTTCCGTGAACGTCAGGGTGGTTACACTCGCGTCGTGCGACTGGCTGAGTTTCGTCTCGGTGATGCCGGGCGAAAGGCTTTGATCGAGTTCGTCGGTCAGAATGATCGCAAGAGCGTTCGACGTGGCGGAGCTGCCCGTTCGATCGCAACGACTTGA
- a CDS encoding ABC transporter substrate-binding protein gives MVRSHQFAGAVILGVLLSMGCTTSSTPAPAKTSGSSSATSENTGSEASGESGSKGSGTKGAEAKTAYWEDYPDVPKIEIMAEVDGIKIPRMPPNNETLSLAGPIPADVDNEWAKSRPSQPVSGDAISIRFNSEPRVLNPITETSAVQTYIMQYVNEGLARQNPETFEYEPGIAKKWVVEDSIKLSPDYPGRERRVALKDGEAKASFEINYEVAPPVNGKPAESKTISLVTSNKEGQPQGGAWVGIYPVGRILGASTTGYHYWSDSNGQLDVGGFPAGKYVVKTGDEIFGQSEPGEDGSLIVKPGTEENPLKEALTLKKDEWQDVQAKTYTTFYLRDDVKWSDGVPFTTRDIEFGYALLNSPYVDGDSIRTYYSDLVECTALGTHTIRLRYRQQYFKAHEFSYGISAFSPPIHFFEAIFKENGRELTLAPLTPQEEAAKNMISARGQEFGKFFNTDDRYNRKPLGTGPYIVDKWERGDRVELVRNPHYWEPAKAGHLDRIIFKFIIDQVSAMAAMKAGEIDFFFDMSAEQFFEDWPTLDKETRETYVRGMWFSPMFSYIGWNQLATPFKDRRVRIALTMLFDRQDFVDKKLHNAGVVVSGTQYLFGPGYDREVLPIAYDPEAARELLTEAGWIDSDNDGILDKNGEKFQVLLRLPKGKPVNEQMCEIMQKNFKSVGIDMQIQTMEWASFIEKLRAKECDAVALRWAMPIESDPFQIWHSSEAAREKRGSNTISFSNPLADELIEMLRVTLDENKRKRIHQSFHRVIDSEQPYMFLWIPKEFGAYHKRFRNVKWYRLRPGFDLSEWYVPKDEQVHK, from the coding sequence ATGGTTCGGTCTCACCAGTTCGCCGGTGCAGTCATTCTTGGTGTTCTGCTGTCGATGGGGTGTACCACATCCAGCACTCCCGCCCCGGCCAAAACGTCTGGTTCGTCCAGCGCGACGTCCGAAAACACTGGCTCCGAAGCGAGTGGCGAATCGGGGTCGAAGGGATCAGGAACCAAGGGGGCCGAGGCGAAGACCGCCTACTGGGAAGATTATCCCGACGTCCCGAAGATCGAAATTATGGCAGAAGTGGACGGCATCAAGATCCCACGCATGCCGCCCAACAACGAAACGCTGTCACTTGCCGGACCGATCCCTGCTGATGTTGACAACGAGTGGGCCAAGTCGAGACCCAGTCAGCCCGTGTCCGGTGATGCGATCTCGATTCGGTTCAATTCCGAGCCTCGTGTTCTGAACCCCATTACAGAAACATCGGCCGTCCAGACGTATATCATGCAATACGTCAACGAAGGACTGGCCCGTCAGAATCCTGAGACGTTCGAGTACGAGCCGGGAATCGCAAAGAAATGGGTCGTCGAAGACTCCATCAAGCTCTCGCCTGATTATCCAGGACGCGAGCGCCGCGTCGCTCTGAAGGATGGCGAAGCCAAGGCTTCCTTCGAGATCAATTATGAAGTTGCCCCTCCTGTTAACGGTAAACCGGCGGAATCGAAAACGATCTCTCTGGTCACATCGAATAAAGAAGGCCAACCGCAAGGGGGAGCCTGGGTTGGAATTTATCCTGTCGGAAGAATTCTGGGCGCCTCGACCACGGGCTACCACTATTGGAGCGACAGCAACGGTCAACTTGATGTCGGCGGGTTTCCTGCAGGAAAGTATGTCGTCAAAACGGGAGACGAAATCTTCGGTCAATCTGAACCGGGTGAAGACGGCAGTCTGATCGTTAAGCCGGGGACAGAAGAAAATCCTCTCAAAGAGGCACTGACACTTAAAAAAGACGAATGGCAGGACGTTCAGGCGAAGACCTACACGACGTTCTATCTGCGTGACGATGTGAAATGGTCAGACGGTGTCCCCTTCACGACCCGAGATATTGAATTTGGTTACGCTCTGCTGAACAGTCCGTATGTCGATGGAGATTCGATTCGGACGTACTACAGCGATCTGGTCGAGTGCACCGCACTGGGGACCCATACGATTCGGTTGCGATATCGACAGCAGTATTTCAAGGCTCACGAGTTCTCGTACGGGATCTCGGCCTTTTCGCCACCGATCCATTTCTTTGAAGCGATCTTCAAAGAGAACGGTCGTGAGCTGACGCTGGCCCCGCTGACTCCACAAGAAGAAGCCGCGAAGAACATGATCAGTGCTCGCGGGCAGGAGTTTGGCAAGTTCTTCAACACGGATGATCGCTATAACCGCAAACCACTGGGGACAGGTCCGTACATCGTCGACAAGTGGGAACGAGGCGACCGGGTCGAACTGGTGCGGAATCCTCATTATTGGGAGCCTGCCAAGGCGGGACACCTCGATCGAATCATCTTCAAGTTCATTATCGACCAGGTGTCGGCGATGGCAGCGATGAAGGCCGGAGAGATCGATTTCTTCTTCGACATGTCAGCCGAACAGTTTTTCGAGGACTGGCCGACGCTCGACAAGGAAACGCGTGAGACGTACGTGCGCGGAATGTGGTTCTCACCCATGTTCAGCTATATCGGCTGGAACCAGCTCGCGACGCCATTCAAGGACCGCCGGGTTCGAATTGCCTTGACGATGTTGTTCGACCGGCAGGATTTCGTGGACAAGAAACTTCATAACGCCGGGGTGGTGGTCTCGGGAACGCAGTACCTGTTTGGTCCCGGGTATGACCGTGAAGTATTGCCGATTGCGTACGATCCCGAGGCGGCTCGTGAATTGTTGACCGAGGCTGGCTGGATCGATTCGGACAACGATGGAATTCTGGACAAAAACGGCGAGAAGTTTCAGGTGCTGCTGCGGCTCCCCAAGGGAAAGCCGGTCAACGAGCAGATGTGCGAGATCATGCAGAAGAACTTCAAGAGCGTCGGGATCGACATGCAGATCCAGACTATGGAGTGGGCTTCGTTCATCGAGAAGCTGCGAGCAAAAGAATGTGACGCGGTCGCCCTTCGCTGGGCGATGCCGATTGAGAGCGATCCCTTCCAGATCTGGCACAGCTCGGAAGCGGCTCGCGAAAAACGGGGAAGTAACACGATTTCGTTCAGCAATCCCCTTGCGGACGAATTGATCGAGATGCTGCGTGTCACGCTGGATGAAAATAAGCGGAAGCGGATTCACCAGTCTTTTCACAGAGTGATTGACAGCGAGCAGCCGTACATGTTTCTCTGGATTCCGAAGGAATTCGGGGCATACCACAAGCGATTCCGCAATGTGAAGTGGTACCGTCTGCGGCCCGGCTTTGATCTCTCAGAGTGGTACGTGCCGAAAGACGAACAGGTTCACAAATAA
- the rpsK gene encoding 30S ribosomal protein S11, translated as MAKVKKRKVRRNITRGIAHIQATFNNTIVTITDVNGDVLCWASAGTVGFKGSRKSTPFAAQRAAETCSERAAKFGMKEMEVQVKGPGSGRESAITGLQTSGVVIRSIEDITPIPHNGCRPRKKRRV; from the coding sequence ATGGCAAAAGTTAAAAAACGCAAGGTGCGACGAAATATCACCCGTGGTATTGCGCACATTCAGGCGACATTCAACAACACGATCGTGACCATCACCGACGTAAACGGTGACGTGCTGTGCTGGGCTTCGGCCGGGACCGTTGGTTTCAAGGGGAGCCGTAAGAGCACCCCGTTCGCTGCTCAGCGAGCTGCCGAGACCTGTTCGGAACGCGCCGCGAAGTTCGGTATGAAGGAAATGGAAGTCCAGGTCAAAGGTCCTGGCTCCGGTCGTGAGAGCGCGATTACCGGTCTTCAGACCTCGGGTGTCGTGATTCGCTCGATTGAGGATATTACGCCAATCCCGCACAATGGGTGTCGGCCACGGAAGAAGCGACGCGTCTGA
- the fabF gene encoding beta-ketoacyl-ACP synthase II, with the protein MEMRRAVITGLGTVNPLANNMPDFWKAVCDGQSAVGTISRFDASHYRTRIAAEVKNFQPDEILGGKQAKRLDRYAQYGLVAAIEALKDAGLDPTNGDPRRAAVVVGTGIGGMEVFEEESIKLQHVGPGRVSPFFVPRIMPNAAAAAISIHFGVTGPCFSVSSACASAADAISTARDLIRTGRSDIVITGGAEAPITPLGLAGFCAARSLSERNDAPTQASRPFDRGRDGFVLGEGAGILVLEDYEHALRRGARIYCEIVGCGQTADAHHMTAPNPSGAGAAEAMRAAMQDAHVMPEQIPYINAHATSTELGDAAEATAIRTAFGERAADRLSISCTKSLIGHLCGASGSVAAAVIAMSIRDGVIHPTLNFDEPSEEWLKKTVHTSPVDEKIRMGMLNSFGFGGHNSSIILAAVEN; encoded by the coding sequence ATGGAAATGCGCCGCGCGGTCATTACTGGCCTCGGAACAGTGAACCCCTTAGCCAACAATATGCCCGACTTCTGGAAGGCGGTCTGCGACGGTCAGTCTGCGGTGGGCACGATCTCCCGATTCGATGCTTCTCACTACCGCACCCGGATCGCCGCCGAAGTCAAAAACTTCCAGCCGGACGAAATTCTCGGGGGCAAACAGGCGAAAAGGCTCGACCGTTATGCGCAATACGGACTGGTCGCCGCGATCGAAGCCCTGAAAGACGCGGGACTCGACCCGACAAACGGCGACCCCCGGCGAGCCGCCGTCGTCGTCGGAACCGGCATCGGCGGGATGGAAGTCTTCGAGGAAGAAAGCATCAAGCTCCAGCACGTCGGCCCCGGACGCGTCAGCCCGTTCTTCGTTCCCCGCATCATGCCCAACGCGGCGGCCGCGGCGATTTCGATTCACTTCGGGGTCACCGGCCCCTGCTTCAGTGTCTCATCCGCGTGCGCATCGGCCGCTGACGCCATTTCCACCGCCCGTGACCTGATTCGCACCGGACGGAGTGACATCGTGATCACTGGCGGAGCAGAGGCTCCCATCACACCGCTCGGCCTTGCTGGCTTCTGCGCTGCACGATCTCTCTCCGAACGAAACGATGCTCCCACTCAGGCCAGTCGCCCCTTCGATCGGGGACGCGACGGATTTGTGCTGGGTGAAGGGGCTGGAATCCTCGTCCTTGAAGATTATGAACACGCCCTCCGCCGGGGCGCCCGGATCTACTGCGAAATCGTGGGGTGCGGACAGACCGCCGATGCCCATCACATGACGGCTCCCAATCCATCGGGTGCCGGTGCAGCGGAGGCGATGCGCGCTGCCATGCAGGATGCCCACGTCATGCCCGAGCAAATTCCCTACATCAACGCTCATGCCACCAGCACGGAACTCGGAGACGCCGCCGAAGCGACAGCGATCCGAACCGCATTTGGCGAACGAGCGGCCGATCGACTTTCAATCAGCTGCACCAAAAGCCTGATCGGCCACCTTTGCGGCGCCAGTGGTAGTGTGGCCGCTGCCGTCATCGCGATGTCCATCCGCGACGGTGTCATCCACCCGACGCTGAACTTCGACGAACCATCCGAAGAATGGCTGAAAAAGACTGTCCACACATCCCCCGTCGATGAAAAAATTCGAATGGGTATGCTCAACAGTTTCGGTTTTGGCGGCCATAATTCGTCCATCATCCTGGCCGCCGTCGAGAACTGA
- a CDS encoding family 16 glycoside hydrolase — translation MRVNFCLAILALIPLAEYLNPSSALAAEPQPPQGFKAIFNGKDLAGWYGNNPHNGANLTGDKKAADLAQQRLDFPKNWTVENGELVNDGHGPYATTEEEFGDIDLLIEYKTVPKADSGIYLRGTPQVQIWDWNQVFDPKAPTRRPHLGSGGLFNNTPWTAGRDPLVLADRPFGEWNQFKITQIGSRTWVWLNDHLVVDGAVMENFWDRSKPLPAKGPIMLQTHGGEIRWRNIFVHEIEPAEAQRRLAAADTDTKTRLARALTLHASFDHGLDADFARGDKACYVVEGTNLVPAKPNDDVRLSADAGRFGQGLHFTRKNNLRPTYKDGGVLGYNDKNWSTTVSTWIRLNPDLDLEPGYCDPVQIVGDDLKKGFIFLEWSKDETPRFFRYAIRPLFHIWNPNNVQWADIPFEKRPMVQVAKAPFSREEWTHVVFTLENVNDKSKPQAGQLFINGVRQGAIENWDLSFAWDPSRVLLVLGAAYVGHMDDLTVFDRALSVDEVQLLYGLKSGAGELAKIAAE, via the coding sequence ATGCGAGTGAATTTCTGCCTTGCCATTCTTGCCCTGATTCCGTTGGCGGAATATCTGAACCCCAGCAGCGCACTTGCGGCAGAACCGCAGCCTCCACAGGGTTTCAAAGCAATTTTCAATGGCAAGGATCTCGCCGGCTGGTATGGCAACAATCCGCACAACGGTGCAAATCTGACAGGAGACAAGAAAGCCGCAGACCTCGCCCAGCAGCGGCTCGACTTCCCCAAGAATTGGACCGTTGAAAATGGGGAACTCGTCAACGATGGCCACGGTCCTTATGCCACCACCGAGGAAGAATTTGGAGACATCGATCTCCTGATTGAATACAAGACGGTCCCGAAAGCCGACAGCGGCATCTACCTTCGTGGAACGCCGCAGGTCCAGATCTGGGACTGGAACCAGGTTTTTGACCCCAAGGCCCCCACACGCCGCCCCCACCTCGGCTCGGGTGGACTTTTCAACAACACTCCCTGGACGGCGGGACGCGATCCACTCGTTCTTGCCGACCGCCCCTTCGGTGAGTGGAACCAGTTCAAAATTACGCAGATCGGCAGCCGAACCTGGGTCTGGCTCAACGATCACCTCGTCGTTGACGGAGCTGTCATGGAAAACTTCTGGGACCGTTCAAAGCCTCTGCCGGCGAAGGGCCCCATCATGTTGCAAACCCACGGCGGAGAAATCCGCTGGCGAAACATCTTCGTGCATGAGATCGAGCCTGCGGAAGCACAACGGCGACTCGCCGCAGCAGACACGGATACGAAGACACGCCTCGCGCGAGCCCTGACTCTGCACGCGTCGTTCGATCACGGACTGGACGCTGACTTCGCCCGGGGCGACAAGGCCTGCTATGTCGTTGAGGGCACGAACCTCGTTCCTGCCAAACCCAATGATGACGTTCGTCTCTCAGCCGATGCGGGCCGATTCGGTCAAGGCCTCCACTTCACTCGAAAGAACAACCTTCGCCCCACCTACAAGGATGGAGGTGTGCTTGGATACAACGACAAGAACTGGAGCACCACGGTTTCCACATGGATACGTCTCAACCCCGATCTGGATCTTGAACCCGGCTACTGCGACCCTGTCCAGATTGTTGGCGACGACCTGAAAAAAGGCTTCATCTTCCTCGAGTGGTCCAAGGACGAAACGCCTCGGTTCTTCCGGTACGCCATTCGACCCCTCTTCCACATCTGGAATCCGAACAACGTCCAGTGGGCCGATATTCCTTTTGAGAAACGCCCCATGGTGCAGGTCGCGAAAGCCCCATTCTCACGTGAAGAATGGACTCATGTGGTATTCACTCTGGAGAACGTCAATGACAAGAGCAAGCCTCAAGCGGGCCAACTCTTCATCAACGGCGTCCGACAAGGGGCGATTGAAAATTGGGATCTCTCATTCGCATGGGATCCGTCACGAGTCCTGCTCGTCCTCGGTGCGGCCTACGTGGGACACATGGACGACCTGACCGTGTTTGACCGCGCGTTGTCCGTCGATGAAGTGCAGCTCCTTTATGGCCTCAAGTCCGGAGCGGGCGAGCTGGCGAAAATCGCAGCCGAATAA
- a CDS encoding SGNH/GDSL hydrolase family protein: MNLATRRTTLRVQPFSLLTVTLLMILFGGAPAHAEHDGKVQILLLGDSTTEGIIPKQHVPKGPHLEDVIRELLAAEQDLPPTNVINLGLSGEYIRRLLDSGRYDKEAAKLPGIDYVLIRYGLNDVGRRENFDENFAKDYHELIERLKTDHPKATLIVMTVIPYGNEALTTRINHQNVAVAKAEGLLLFDIYPRYAAELQRGPDMLNYRRFPLDKIPENRREFVKPFVVPGSSPTVEVLDNRLDAHFGHLPGWFGDRHPNLAGYHVIGDETARFLTPLIRKQFVKP; this comes from the coding sequence ATGAACTTGGCCACCAGACGAACAACTCTTCGAGTCCAGCCGTTCAGCCTGCTGACGGTCACCCTTCTGATGATCCTTTTCGGGGGTGCCCCGGCACACGCCGAACACGATGGCAAAGTTCAGATTCTGCTGCTGGGCGACAGCACGACAGAAGGGATCATCCCCAAACAACATGTCCCGAAAGGCCCTCACCTGGAAGACGTCATTCGGGAACTCCTGGCCGCTGAACAGGATTTGCCTCCGACCAATGTCATCAATCTGGGTTTGAGCGGCGAATACATCCGCCGACTGCTCGACTCGGGCCGCTACGACAAGGAAGCTGCAAAGCTCCCCGGTATCGATTACGTGCTCATTCGCTACGGCTTGAATGACGTCGGCCGCCGTGAAAACTTCGACGAGAACTTTGCCAAGGATTATCACGAACTCATCGAGCGGCTGAAAACCGACCATCCGAAGGCCACCCTCATCGTGATGACAGTCATCCCCTACGGAAATGAAGCGTTGACGACGCGGATCAACCACCAGAACGTTGCAGTCGCCAAAGCCGAAGGGTTACTACTTTTCGACATCTACCCGCGATATGCCGCGGAACTGCAGCGGGGGCCGGACATGCTCAACTACCGCCGTTTTCCCCTGGATAAAATCCCGGAAAATCGACGCGAATTTGTGAAGCCCTTCGTCGTCCCTGGAAGTTCCCCAACCGTCGAAGTCCTCGACAACCGCCTGGATGCCCATTTTGGACATCTTCCCGGCTGGTTCGGCGATCGGCATCCCAATCTGGCAGGTTACCACGTCATCGGAGACGAAACCGCGAGGTTCCTGACTCCCCTGATCAGAAAGCAGTTCGTGAAGCCATGA